One window from the genome of Micromonospora aurantiaca ATCC 27029 encodes:
- a CDS encoding cytochrome P450 — MDPTDALALLMSPEGRLDPYPTYERLRAHGPVVQAGPVFYVVTGYAEADAILRDARFGVMDDALRDQFMPGWRESPAVLSISRSMLRTNPPDHSRMRRLAAGAFTPRRIAAMRDVVRAQADELVDAMLAADEPVDFMAAFAYPLPVGVICALLGVPAADRPLFRRWATDLTGVLEPEITADELAVADRGATELRGYFTELVAARRRAPADDLTTALVQAHDGGDRLSGDELLANLIVLLVAGFETTTNLLGNGLVALLEHPRAAAALRERPDLAPAYVDELLRYDSPVQLTSRMSTAPSRYGDVDLPPESWVIVLLGAANRDPRRYPDPARFDPWRAQIAPLSFGAGPHYCLGAALARLEAQVAFPLLLRRLPGLAVAGRPERRVRLTLRGHATLPVSVGRKAAPVTVPGTPPGAAGPTP; from the coding sequence GTGGATCCGACCGACGCGCTCGCGCTGCTGATGTCCCCCGAGGGTCGTCTCGACCCCTATCCGACGTACGAGCGGCTGCGCGCGCACGGCCCGGTGGTCCAGGCCGGGCCGGTCTTCTACGTGGTCACCGGCTACGCCGAGGCCGACGCGATCCTGCGCGACGCCCGGTTCGGGGTGATGGACGACGCGCTGCGCGACCAGTTCATGCCCGGCTGGCGGGAGAGCCCGGCCGTGCTGTCGATCTCCCGGTCGATGCTGCGCACCAACCCGCCCGACCACAGCCGGATGCGGCGGCTGGCCGCCGGCGCGTTCACCCCGCGCCGGATCGCCGCGATGCGCGACGTGGTGCGGGCGCAGGCCGACGAGCTGGTCGACGCGATGCTCGCCGCCGACGAGCCGGTCGACTTCATGGCCGCGTTCGCGTACCCCCTGCCGGTCGGCGTGATCTGCGCGCTGCTCGGCGTGCCGGCGGCGGACCGGCCGCTGTTCCGGCGCTGGGCCACCGACCTGACCGGCGTGCTCGAACCGGAGATCACAGCCGACGAGCTGGCGGTGGCCGACCGGGGCGCGACCGAGCTGCGGGGCTACTTCACCGAGCTGGTGGCGGCCCGCCGCCGGGCCCCGGCCGACGACCTCACCACCGCGCTGGTCCAGGCGCACGACGGTGGCGACCGGCTCTCCGGCGACGAGCTGCTGGCCAACCTCATCGTGCTGCTGGTGGCCGGCTTCGAGACCACCACCAACCTGCTCGGCAACGGCCTGGTGGCGCTGCTGGAGCATCCGCGCGCCGCGGCGGCGCTGCGCGAGCGGCCCGACCTCGCCCCCGCGTACGTCGACGAGCTGCTGCGCTACGACTCACCGGTGCAGCTCACCTCGCGGATGAGCACCGCGCCGTCCCGGTACGGCGACGTCGACCTGCCGCCGGAGAGCTGGGTCATCGTGCTGCTCGGCGCGGCCAACCGTGATCCCCGCCGCTATCCCGATCCGGCCCGCTTCGACCCGTGGCGGGCGCAGATCGCGCCGCTCTCATTCGGCGCCGGGCCGCACTACTGCCTCGGCGCGGCGCTGGCCCGGCTGGAGGCGCAGGTGGCGTTCCCGCTGCTGCTGCGCCGGCTGCCCGGGCTGGCAGTGGCGGGCCGGCCCGAGCGGCGGGTCCGGCTCACCCTG
- the coaBC gene encoding bifunctional phosphopantothenoylcysteine decarboxylase/phosphopantothenate--cysteine ligase CoaBC, whose amino-acid sequence MPAEIVLGVGGGIAAYKACELLRLFTESGHRVRVVPTASALRFVGAPTWAALSGRPVADDVWSDVHEVPHVRLGQHADLVVVAPATADLLAKAAHGLADDLLTNTLLTARCPVLLAPAMHTEMWEHPATVANVATLRSRGVRVIEPAVGRLTGRDTGKGRLPDPAEIFAVARRALARGVEAEADLAGRHVVVTAGGTREPLDPVRFLGNRSSGKQGYAFARAAVARGARVTLVAANVALPDPAGADLVRVGTTEELRDATLAAAADADAVVMAAAPADFRPASYATGKIKKSDDGVAPTIELVTNPDIAVELGRRRRPGQVLVIFAAETDDAEANGRAKLARKGADMIVVNEVGVDKVFGADTNAATVIGADGAVHRLPEQPKEALADAVWDLVCPRLPSRS is encoded by the coding sequence ATGCCCGCCGAGATCGTCCTCGGGGTCGGCGGCGGCATCGCCGCCTACAAGGCGTGTGAGCTGCTCCGGCTCTTCACCGAGTCGGGTCACCGGGTCCGGGTGGTGCCGACCGCCTCGGCGCTCCGCTTCGTCGGGGCGCCGACCTGGGCGGCCCTGTCCGGCCGGCCGGTCGCCGACGACGTCTGGTCCGACGTGCACGAGGTGCCGCACGTGCGGCTCGGGCAGCACGCCGACCTGGTCGTGGTCGCCCCGGCCACCGCCGACCTGCTCGCCAAGGCCGCCCACGGCCTCGCCGACGACCTGCTCACCAACACGCTGCTGACCGCCCGCTGCCCGGTGCTGCTGGCCCCGGCCATGCACACCGAGATGTGGGAGCACCCGGCGACCGTCGCGAACGTGGCCACGCTGCGCTCGCGGGGCGTCCGCGTGATCGAACCGGCCGTGGGCCGGCTCACCGGGCGGGACACCGGCAAGGGCCGCCTGCCCGACCCGGCGGAGATCTTCGCGGTGGCCCGCCGGGCCCTGGCCCGCGGCGTCGAGGCCGAGGCCGATCTGGCCGGCCGGCACGTGGTGGTCACCGCCGGGGGCACCCGCGAGCCGCTGGACCCGGTCCGGTTCCTGGGCAACCGGTCGTCCGGCAAGCAGGGGTACGCGTTCGCCCGCGCCGCCGTGGCCCGGGGCGCCCGGGTCACGCTCGTCGCGGCCAACGTGGCGCTGCCCGACCCGGCCGGGGCGGACCTGGTCCGGGTGGGCACCACCGAGGAGCTGCGCGACGCCACGCTGGCGGCGGCCGCCGACGCGGACGCCGTGGTGATGGCCGCCGCGCCCGCCGACTTCCGGCCGGCCAGCTACGCCACCGGGAAGATCAAGAAGTCCGACGACGGTGTCGCGCCGACCATCGAGCTGGTCACCAACCCGGACATCGCCGTCGAGCTGGGGCGGCGTCGCCGGCCCGGGCAGGTGCTGGTGATCTTCGCCGCGGAGACCGACGACGCGGAGGCCAACGGCCGGGCCAAGCTGGCCCGCAAGGGGGCCGACATGATCGTGGTCAACGAGGTCGGCGTGGACAAGGTCTTCGGCGCCGACACCAACGCGGCCACCGTGATCGGCGCCGACGGCGCCGTGCACCGGCTGCCCGAGCAGCCCAAGGAGGCCCTGGCCGACGCCGTCTGGGACCTCGTCTGTCCGCGGCTGCCGTCGCGTTCCTGA
- a CDS encoding AAA family ATPase: MTVRQSIVFNGDLGSGKSTVSVEIAKRLGLRRVSVGDLYRQMAQERQMTALQLNLHAELDQAVDGYVDQLQRDIAASGESLVMDSRLAWHFFTDALKVHMITEPTEAARRVLARPSGPAESYTSLEEARAKLRERSESERGRFIVRYGVDKARLRNYDLVCDTTRANPEQVIQHVIDVYEGRLGADVLRAGRPLLLLDPNRVYPTEDVSTLRGLWDSDAAAEAAGRDEEPEPLSIGYTGEYFFVVDGHRRLSAAVRAGLPMVPARLVAEVDEPVVGGISAVDFFTAQARPGLIHDWEDAHGITLPLPEHALLGGGPVLAGEPGAGA; this comes from the coding sequence GTGACCGTTCGTCAGTCGATCGTCTTCAACGGTGACCTCGGCAGTGGCAAGAGCACCGTCTCGGTCGAGATCGCCAAGCGGCTCGGGCTGCGCCGGGTCAGCGTCGGCGACCTCTACCGCCAGATGGCCCAGGAGCGGCAGATGACCGCCCTCCAGCTCAACCTGCACGCCGAGCTGGACCAGGCCGTCGACGGGTACGTCGACCAGCTCCAGCGCGACATCGCCGCCTCCGGTGAGTCCCTGGTCATGGACTCCCGCCTGGCCTGGCACTTCTTCACCGACGCGCTCAAGGTGCACATGATCACCGAGCCGACCGAGGCGGCCCGGCGCGTGCTCGCCCGCCCGTCCGGCCCGGCCGAGAGCTACACCTCGCTGGAGGAGGCGCGGGCCAAGCTGCGCGAGCGCAGCGAGAGCGAGCGCGGCCGGTTCATCGTCCGGTACGGCGTCGACAAGGCCCGCCTGCGCAACTACGACCTGGTCTGCGACACCACCCGGGCCAACCCGGAGCAGGTCATCCAGCACGTCATCGACGTCTACGAGGGCCGCCTCGGCGCGGACGTGCTGCGCGCCGGCCGGCCGCTGCTGCTGCTCGACCCGAACCGGGTGTACCCCACCGAGGACGTGTCGACGCTGCGCGGCCTCTGGGACTCCGACGCCGCCGCCGAGGCGGCCGGACGCGACGAGGAGCCGGAGCCGCTGAGCATCGGCTACACCGGCGAGTACTTCTTCGTCGTCGACGGCCACCGGCGGCTCAGCGCGGCGGTGCGCGCCGGCCTGCCGATGGTCCCGGCCCGGCTGGTCGCCGAGGTGGACGAGCCGGTGGTCGGCGGGATCAGCGCCGTCGACTTCTTCACCGCGCAGGCCCGCCCGGGGCTCATCCACGACTGGGAGGACGCGCACGGCATCACGCTGCCGCTGCCGGAGCACGCGCTGCTCGGCGGCGGCCCGGTGCTCGCCGGGGAGCCGGGCGCCGGCGCCTGA
- a CDS encoding primosomal protein N' gives MDVPLPHLDRPFDYLVPEALDADARPGVRVKVRFAGQLVDGWLLERAESSEHPKLAYLEKVVSPVPVLSPEVARLARAVADRYAGSLADVLRLAVPPRHARAEKAVTTDTPPPDEPAPDGTEPDGSPADGTATADGTAPGGVPSEAADAGARPGGRAEVDPRGWRDYPAGPALLRALTDGRPARAVWSALPGEDWADRYADAVAATVAGGRGAVVVVADARDLDRLDAALTAVLGAGRHVRLAAADGPARRYRAFLTARTGGVDVVIGTRAAMFAPVRRLGLVAIWDDGDDLHAEPRAPYPHARDVLLTRAQLGDIAAVVGGYARTAEAQLLVETGWAREVVADRAVVRARTPALAPTGDDPQLARDPGAASARLPSLAWTTARDALRADLPVLVQVPRRGYVPSVACADCRAPARCPHCAGPLALPSAQGTPACRWCGRVAAAYACPECGGRRLRASVTGARRTAEELGRAFPGVPVRTSGREEVLATVPGGAGLVIATPGAEPVAEGGYGAVLLLDSWALLTRADLRAGEEALRRWMAAAALARPGTAGGRVVVVADGALAPVQALLRWDSAWFAARELAERRELGFPPAVRMASVTGAAEAVADLLAGARLPGDAEVLGPVPADEGRERMLVRVPRSRAAAMAEALHAAAGQRSARKAADPVRLQVDPLTLF, from the coding sequence GTGGACGTGCCGCTGCCCCACCTCGACCGCCCGTTCGACTACCTGGTGCCGGAGGCGCTCGACGCCGACGCCCGGCCCGGGGTGCGGGTGAAGGTGCGGTTCGCCGGGCAGCTCGTCGACGGCTGGCTGCTGGAGCGCGCCGAGTCGTCCGAGCACCCCAAGCTGGCGTACCTGGAGAAGGTCGTCTCCCCGGTGCCGGTGCTGTCCCCGGAGGTGGCCCGGCTGGCCCGCGCGGTCGCCGACAGGTACGCCGGCAGCCTCGCCGACGTGCTCCGGCTGGCGGTGCCGCCCCGGCACGCCCGCGCCGAGAAGGCCGTCACGACGGACACGCCACCCCCCGACGAGCCCGCGCCCGACGGCACCGAACCTGACGGCAGCCCTGCCGACGGCACCGCCACCGCCGACGGCACCGCGCCCGGGGGCGTACCGTCCGAGGCCGCCGACGCGGGGGCCCGGCCGGGTGGCCGGGCGGAGGTGGATCCGCGCGGCTGGCGGGACTACCCGGCCGGGCCGGCGCTGCTGCGCGCGCTCACCGACGGCCGGCCCGCCCGCGCGGTCTGGTCGGCGTTGCCGGGGGAGGACTGGGCCGACCGGTACGCCGACGCGGTCGCCGCCACGGTGGCCGGTGGCCGTGGTGCCGTGGTCGTGGTGGCCGACGCCCGTGACCTGGACCGGCTCGACGCCGCCCTGACCGCGGTGCTCGGCGCGGGACGCCACGTCCGGCTCGCCGCCGCCGACGGTCCGGCCCGCCGCTACCGGGCCTTCCTCACCGCCCGGACGGGCGGGGTGGACGTGGTGATCGGCACCCGGGCGGCGATGTTCGCCCCGGTTCGGCGGCTCGGCCTGGTGGCGATCTGGGACGACGGCGACGACCTGCACGCCGAACCGCGGGCGCCCTACCCGCACGCCCGGGACGTGCTGCTGACCCGGGCGCAGCTCGGCGACATCGCCGCGGTGGTCGGCGGCTACGCCCGTACCGCCGAGGCGCAGTTGCTGGTGGAGACCGGCTGGGCGCGCGAGGTGGTGGCCGACCGGGCGGTGGTGCGCGCGCGTACCCCGGCTCTGGCGCCCACCGGCGACGACCCGCAACTGGCCCGCGATCCCGGCGCGGCCTCGGCACGGCTGCCGAGCCTGGCCTGGACCACCGCCCGGGACGCGCTGCGCGCGGACCTGCCGGTGCTGGTGCAGGTGCCGCGCCGGGGTTACGTGCCGTCGGTGGCCTGTGCCGACTGCCGCGCCCCGGCCCGCTGCCCGCACTGCGCCGGGCCGCTCGCGCTGCCGTCGGCGCAGGGCACGCCCGCCTGCCGTTGGTGCGGGCGGGTGGCCGCCGCGTACGCCTGCCCGGAGTGCGGCGGGCGGCGGCTGCGCGCCTCGGTGACCGGTGCCCGGCGGACCGCCGAGGAGCTGGGCCGGGCGTTCCCCGGCGTGCCGGTGCGGACCTCGGGGCGGGAGGAGGTGCTGGCGACGGTGCCGGGCGGCGCCGGGCTGGTGATCGCCACCCCGGGCGCGGAGCCGGTCGCGGAGGGCGGGTACGGCGCGGTGCTGCTGCTCGACTCGTGGGCGCTGCTGACCCGGGCCGACCTGCGGGCCGGCGAGGAGGCGCTGCGGCGCTGGATGGCCGCCGCCGCGCTGGCCCGGCCCGGTACGGCAGGTGGCCGGGTGGTGGTGGTCGCGGACGGCGCGCTGGCCCCGGTGCAGGCGCTGCTGCGGTGGGACTCCGCCTGGTTCGCGGCCCGGGAACTGGCCGAGCGGCGCGAGCTGGGCTTCCCGCCGGCGGTCCGGATGGCGAGCGTCACCGGCGCGGCCGAGGCGGTGGCCGACCTGCTCGCCGGCGCCCGGCTGCCGGGCGACGCCGAGGTGCTCGGCCCGGTGCCGGCCGACGAGGGCCGGGAGCGGATGCTGGTACGCGTGCCCCGGTCCCGGGCCGCCGCGATGGCCGAGGCGCTGCACGCCGCCGCCGGGCAGCGCAGCGCCCGCAAGGCGGCCGACCCGGTACGGCTCCAGGTCGATCCGCTCACCCTGTTCTGA
- the rpoZ gene encoding DNA-directed RNA polymerase subunit omega, with protein sequence MGSIATNPEGITNPPIDELLEKTTSKYALVIFAAKRARQVNAYYSQLGEGLLEYVGPLVETTPQEKPLSIAMREINAGLLTAEPTDQP encoded by the coding sequence GTGGGATCCATCGCCACCAACCCCGAGGGCATCACCAACCCGCCGATCGACGAGCTGCTCGAGAAGACCACCTCGAAGTACGCGCTGGTCATCTTCGCCGCCAAGCGCGCCCGTCAGGTCAACGCCTACTACAGCCAGCTCGGTGAGGGCCTCCTGGAGTACGTCGGCCCGCTGGTGGAGACCACCCCGCAGGAGAAGCCGCTCTCCATCGCCATGCGCGAGATCAACGCGGGCCTGCTCACCGCCGAGCCGACCGACCAGCCGTAA
- the metK gene encoding methionine adenosyltransferase, with protein MLRSAVTRLFTSESVTEGHPDKIADQISDGILDALLAQDPHSRVAVETLITTGQVHVAGEVTTKAYADIPTIVRETILGIGYDSSKKGFDGASCGVSVSIGAQSPDIAQGVDNAFELRTGGSESALDAQGAGDQGMMFGFACSETPELMPLPIALAHRLARRLAAVRKDGTIPYLRPDGKTQVTIEYDGLRPVRLDTVVVSSQHAADISLESLLTPDIRDHVIAPELEGLGLETEGYRLLVNPTGRFEIGGPMGDAGLTGRKIIVDTYGGYARHGGGAFSGKDPSKVDRSAAYAMRWVAKNVVAAGLAERCEAQVAYAIGKAHPVSLFIETFGTETVPVASIEKAVAEVFDLRPAAIIRDLHLLRPIYQQTAAYGHFGRELPELTWEGTDRAADLKSAAGA; from the coding sequence ATGCTTAGGAGTGCCGTGACACGTCTCTTCACGTCCGAATCGGTCACGGAGGGCCACCCGGACAAGATCGCCGACCAGATCAGTGACGGCATTCTCGACGCGCTGCTCGCCCAGGACCCGCACAGCCGGGTCGCGGTGGAGACGTTGATCACCACCGGTCAGGTGCACGTGGCCGGCGAGGTGACCACCAAGGCGTACGCCGACATCCCCACCATCGTCCGCGAGACCATCCTCGGCATCGGCTACGACTCGTCGAAGAAGGGCTTCGACGGCGCTTCCTGCGGCGTCAGCGTGTCCATCGGCGCCCAGTCGCCGGACATCGCCCAGGGCGTCGACAATGCCTTCGAGCTGCGTACCGGTGGGTCGGAGAGCGCGCTGGACGCGCAGGGTGCCGGTGACCAGGGCATGATGTTCGGCTTCGCCTGCTCCGAGACGCCCGAGCTGATGCCGCTGCCGATCGCGCTGGCGCACCGGCTGGCCCGGCGGCTCGCCGCGGTCCGCAAGGACGGCACGATCCCGTACCTGCGGCCGGACGGCAAGACGCAGGTCACCATCGAGTACGACGGGCTGCGCCCGGTCCGGCTCGACACCGTCGTCGTGTCCAGCCAGCACGCGGCGGACATCTCGCTGGAGTCGCTGCTCACCCCGGACATCCGGGACCACGTCATCGCCCCGGAGCTGGAGGGCCTCGGCCTGGAGACCGAGGGCTACCGGCTGCTGGTCAACCCGACCGGGCGGTTCGAGATCGGCGGCCCGATGGGTGACGCCGGCCTGACCGGCCGGAAGATCATCGTGGACACGTACGGCGGGTACGCCCGGCACGGTGGCGGCGCGTTCTCCGGCAAGGACCCGTCGAAGGTCGACCGGTCGGCCGCGTACGCGATGCGCTGGGTGGCCAAGAACGTTGTGGCCGCCGGGCTGGCCGAGCGGTGCGAGGCGCAGGTCGCGTACGCGATCGGCAAGGCGCACCCGGTGAGCCTGTTCATCGAGACGTTCGGCACCGAGACCGTGCCGGTCGCCTCGATCGAGAAGGCCGTGGCCGAGGTGTTCGACCTGCGTCCGGCCGCCATCATCCGGGACCTGCACCTGCTGCGCCCGATCTACCAGCAGACCGCCGCGTACGGCCACTTCGGCCGGGAGCTGCCGGAGCTGACCTGGGAGGGCACCGACCGGGCCGCCGACCTCAAGTCGGCCGCGGGAGCCTGA